In Euwallacea similis isolate ESF13 chromosome 17, ESF131.1, whole genome shotgun sequence, a single window of DNA contains:
- the LOC136414246 gene encoding targeting protein for Xklp2 homolog isoform X2: MENTCFDSFNARQFVDFSQDDQLDDRDSNPDIFFKEESASPLSSKEYTQTTTEMMQRSTLRKSISVDNLEMFYERAEEDYDSRNRARKIVNQPNLKATQSLRENSNILKQKENAKNLPSRGTFNKGSMNQLAQPKRFGSVENLKNWTANAYIPLAEAVNQFQTRTPTRFRSKPNLIEHAFKPLSVTIPASPALQTKNRARPEQHHILSHTERELIEFENSQKLKIKAHPVNKKILHGPVKPLEPVEKKPVTVPQPFNITQVPPKKVAPSPEKFVFHAQPIMKGTEKPQVRAKIQHREQTKPVTPSFMKNYVPPSFRMNSGGQNDKQLAKTPKDKPRLTMFQPFSFDKRDKGVAARKQAHFNRVLEEERKAREFHANPVPKFICKKDPATAQSDIKVIRNCTVTSSVENLTTQFKAQPATVLSKEPFIVAKNTKPLTEVQPFQLEGELRYQQRMEFESQLKLRREIQATIKNSMEEEQEKREKEEILKLRKQAEYKAQPIRKFKELKIQPTGKVTVPMSPKFHSRKTAVKENNFL; encoded by the exons ATGGAAAATACCTGCTTTGATTCCTTCAATGCCCGGCAGTTTGTAGACTTTTCCCAAGACGACCAATTGGACGATAGAGACAGCAACCccgacatttttttta AGGAAGAATCTGCATCTCCACTAAGTTCTAAGGAATATACTCAAACTACGACAGAAATGATGCAAAGATCAACTCTTAGAAAATCAATCAGCGTCGATAACCTGGAAATGTTTTATGAAAGAGCTGAAGAAGATTATGATTCCAGAAATAGAGCAAG aaaaattgtCAATCAACCAAATCTCAAAGCGACGCAAAGCCTGAGGGAAAATTCTAATATTCTTAAACAAAAGGAAAATGCGAAAAATCTTCCCAGTCGTGGGACATTCAACAAAGGCAGCATG AATCAACTTGCTCAACCCAAGCGGTTCGGTTCTGTCgaaaaccttaaaaattgGACCGCCAACGCCTATATTCCGCTGGCCGAAGCTGTAAATCAGTTTCAAACCCGAACACCAACCAGGTTTCGTAGTAAACCCAACTTGATTGAACATGCATTCAAGCCACTATCTGT gaCCATTCCGGCAAGTCCGGCTTTACAAACGAAAAATCGAGCTAGGCCAGAACAACACCATATTTTGTCGCACACCGAAAGAGAATTaatcgaatttgaaaattcccaaaa attaaaaattaaggcGCATCctgtgaataaaaaaatattacacgGCCCAGTTAAACCCTTAGAACCAGTCGAGAAGAAACCTGTAACAGTACCGCAGCCCTTCAATATCACCCAAGTCCCGCCAAAAAAG GTCGCGCCTTCACcagaaaaatttgtatttcacGCTCAACCAATAATGAAAGGAACCGAGAAACCACAGGTTCGAGCCAAAATTCAGCATCGCGAACAAACGAAACCTGTGACCCCTTCTTTTATGAAGAACTACGTACCTCCAAGTTTCAGGATGAATTCGGGTGGTCAAAATGACAAACAGTTGGCTAAAACTCCGAAAGATAAACCACGCCTAACTATGTTTCAGCCATTTAGTTTTGATAAAAGGGATAAAGGAGTGGCGGCAAGGAAGCAGGCACATTTCAATCGg gtATTGGAAGAGGAACGAAAGGCGAGGGAGTTTCACGCGAATCCTGttccaaaatttatttgtaaaaaagaCCCCGCGACTGCCCAGAGCGACATTAAAGTTATTCGGAATTGCACAGTAACG TCGAGTGTGGAAAATCTAACAACTCAGTTTAAAGCTCAACCGGCTACGGTATTGTCGAAAGAGCCCTTCATAGTTGCCAAAAACACTAAGCCTCTAACTGAAGTGCAACCGTTCCAACTCGAAGGCGAACTTAGATATCAGCAACGCATGGAATTCGAATCACAATTAAAATTGAGGAGGGAAATCCAGGCCACGATTAAAAATTCCATGGAAGAAGAACAAGAAAAACGAGAGAAGGAAGAGATATTAAAACTCCGCAAACAAGCGGAGTATAAGGCACAACCCATCAGGAAGTTTAAGGAGTTGAAAATTCAACCAACGGGCAAAGTGACCGTGCCGATGTCTCCGAAATTTCATTCACGTAAGACCGCTgttaaggaaaataattttttgtaa
- the LOC136414246 gene encoding targeting protein for Xklp2 homolog isoform X1 codes for MENTCFDSFNARQFVDFSQDDQLDDRDSNPDIFFKEVDPEDAANKEEESASPLSSKEYTQTTTEMMQRSTLRKSISVDNLEMFYERAEEDYDSRNRARKIVNQPNLKATQSLRENSNILKQKENAKNLPSRGTFNKGSMNQLAQPKRFGSVENLKNWTANAYIPLAEAVNQFQTRTPTRFRSKPNLIEHAFKPLSVTIPASPALQTKNRARPEQHHILSHTERELIEFENSQKLKIKAHPVNKKILHGPVKPLEPVEKKPVTVPQPFNITQVPPKKVAPSPEKFVFHAQPIMKGTEKPQVRAKIQHREQTKPVTPSFMKNYVPPSFRMNSGGQNDKQLAKTPKDKPRLTMFQPFSFDKRDKGVAARKQAHFNRVLEEERKAREFHANPVPKFICKKDPATAQSDIKVIRNCTVTSSVENLTTQFKAQPATVLSKEPFIVAKNTKPLTEVQPFQLEGELRYQQRMEFESQLKLRREIQATIKNSMEEEQEKREKEEILKLRKQAEYKAQPIRKFKELKIQPTGKVTVPMSPKFHSRKTAVKENNFL; via the exons ATGGAAAATACCTGCTTTGATTCCTTCAATGCCCGGCAGTTTGTAGACTTTTCCCAAGACGACCAATTGGACGATAGAGACAGCAACCccgacatttttttta AAGAAGTGGATCCCGAGGATGCAGCAAATAAAG AGGAAGAATCTGCATCTCCACTAAGTTCTAAGGAATATACTCAAACTACGACAGAAATGATGCAAAGATCAACTCTTAGAAAATCAATCAGCGTCGATAACCTGGAAATGTTTTATGAAAGAGCTGAAGAAGATTATGATTCCAGAAATAGAGCAAG aaaaattgtCAATCAACCAAATCTCAAAGCGACGCAAAGCCTGAGGGAAAATTCTAATATTCTTAAACAAAAGGAAAATGCGAAAAATCTTCCCAGTCGTGGGACATTCAACAAAGGCAGCATG AATCAACTTGCTCAACCCAAGCGGTTCGGTTCTGTCgaaaaccttaaaaattgGACCGCCAACGCCTATATTCCGCTGGCCGAAGCTGTAAATCAGTTTCAAACCCGAACACCAACCAGGTTTCGTAGTAAACCCAACTTGATTGAACATGCATTCAAGCCACTATCTGT gaCCATTCCGGCAAGTCCGGCTTTACAAACGAAAAATCGAGCTAGGCCAGAACAACACCATATTTTGTCGCACACCGAAAGAGAATTaatcgaatttgaaaattcccaaaa attaaaaattaaggcGCATCctgtgaataaaaaaatattacacgGCCCAGTTAAACCCTTAGAACCAGTCGAGAAGAAACCTGTAACAGTACCGCAGCCCTTCAATATCACCCAAGTCCCGCCAAAAAAG GTCGCGCCTTCACcagaaaaatttgtatttcacGCTCAACCAATAATGAAAGGAACCGAGAAACCACAGGTTCGAGCCAAAATTCAGCATCGCGAACAAACGAAACCTGTGACCCCTTCTTTTATGAAGAACTACGTACCTCCAAGTTTCAGGATGAATTCGGGTGGTCAAAATGACAAACAGTTGGCTAAAACTCCGAAAGATAAACCACGCCTAACTATGTTTCAGCCATTTAGTTTTGATAAAAGGGATAAAGGAGTGGCGGCAAGGAAGCAGGCACATTTCAATCGg gtATTGGAAGAGGAACGAAAGGCGAGGGAGTTTCACGCGAATCCTGttccaaaatttatttgtaaaaaagaCCCCGCGACTGCCCAGAGCGACATTAAAGTTATTCGGAATTGCACAGTAACG TCGAGTGTGGAAAATCTAACAACTCAGTTTAAAGCTCAACCGGCTACGGTATTGTCGAAAGAGCCCTTCATAGTTGCCAAAAACACTAAGCCTCTAACTGAAGTGCAACCGTTCCAACTCGAAGGCGAACTTAGATATCAGCAACGCATGGAATTCGAATCACAATTAAAATTGAGGAGGGAAATCCAGGCCACGATTAAAAATTCCATGGAAGAAGAACAAGAAAAACGAGAGAAGGAAGAGATATTAAAACTCCGCAAACAAGCGGAGTATAAGGCACAACCCATCAGGAAGTTTAAGGAGTTGAAAATTCAACCAACGGGCAAAGTGACCGTGCCGATGTCTCCGAAATTTCATTCACGTAAGACCGCTgttaaggaaaataattttttgtaa